The following are encoded in a window of Poecile atricapillus isolate bPoeAtr1 chromosome 3, bPoeAtr1.hap1, whole genome shotgun sequence genomic DNA:
- the NDUFAF4 gene encoding NADH dehydrogenase [ubiquinone] 1 alpha subcomplex assembly factor 4 isoform X1, with translation MGGRVTRVFRNFNVENRASREISKEKPTPAPRHRTARLDAMADSPEIKEEVLRKDDRFLTLLKDVYVESTDPPVRVKNRDGEHLPSKQKEKRLTKLGHLEALDVKKVSKGKISLVEALTLLNNHKLQPQIWTAEKIAAEYSLELKEVNSLLEFFIPFTVHEFRKETKKAITSRKPKMLT, from the exons ATGGGCGGGCGGGTGACCCGCGTGTTCCGGAATTTTAACGTGGAGAACAGGGCGAGCCGCGAGATCAGCAAGGAGAAGCCCACACCCGCACCGCGGCACCGCACCGCCCGGCTGGACGCCATGGCCG ATAGCccagagataaaagaagaaGTTCTCAGAAAGGACGATAGGTTTCTTACCTTGCTTAAAGATGTTTATGTCGAGTCCACAGATCCACCAGTGCGG GTAAAAAACAGAGATGGTGAACATCTTCCAAgtaaacagaaggaaaagagacttACAAAATTAGGCCACTTGGAAGCTCTAGATGTTAAGAAAGTTTCCAAAGGCAAAATTTCCCTTGTGGAGGCTCTGACACTTCTTAATAATCATAAACTTCAACCTCAAATATGGACTGCAGAGAAAATAGCAGCAGAATACAGTCTGGAACTGAAGGAGGTCAACTCTCTTCTGGAATTCTTCATTCCTTTCACTGTGCATGAATTTCgtaaagaaaccaaaaaagccATAACAAGCCGTAAACCAAAAATGTTAACATAA
- the NDUFAF4 gene encoding NADH dehydrogenase [ubiquinone] 1 alpha subcomplex assembly factor 4 isoform X2: protein MPGAAAAAAGRLTGTGAITAGSSEREADGDSPEIKEEVLRKDDRFLTLLKDVYVESTDPPVRVKNRDGEHLPSKQKEKRLTKLGHLEALDVKKVSKGKISLVEALTLLNNHKLQPQIWTAEKIAAEYSLELKEVNSLLEFFIPFTVHEFRKETKKAITSRKPKMLT, encoded by the exons atgccgggagccgcggcggcggctgcgggaCGGCTGACGGGCACCGGGGCGATTACAGCGGGCAGCAGCGAGAGGGAGGCTGATGGAG ATAGCccagagataaaagaagaaGTTCTCAGAAAGGACGATAGGTTTCTTACCTTGCTTAAAGATGTTTATGTCGAGTCCACAGATCCACCAGTGCGG GTAAAAAACAGAGATGGTGAACATCTTCCAAgtaaacagaaggaaaagagacttACAAAATTAGGCCACTTGGAAGCTCTAGATGTTAAGAAAGTTTCCAAAGGCAAAATTTCCCTTGTGGAGGCTCTGACACTTCTTAATAATCATAAACTTCAACCTCAAATATGGACTGCAGAGAAAATAGCAGCAGAATACAGTCTGGAACTGAAGGAGGTCAACTCTCTTCTGGAATTCTTCATTCCTTTCACTGTGCATGAATTTCgtaaagaaaccaaaaaagccATAACAAGCCGTAAACCAAAAATGTTAACATAA